Proteins from a genomic interval of Watersipora subatra chromosome 10, tzWatSuba1.1, whole genome shotgun sequence:
- the LOC137406755 gene encoding uncharacterized protein yields the protein MADLPAVRLEPATPFHYSGMDCFGPFHAKDGRREVKRYGLMFTCLTSRAVHIEMLDDLTTDAFLNSLRCLIAMRGNVKSLYSDQGTNFRGAQTELKKNLAEINEELHKKLAEKFECEFLFNTPSSSHMGGVWERQIRTARQALEELIQERHAQLTSSSLRTLFYEATNIINSRPLTVKDLNDPNSHPLTPNHLLHFKSDVCLPPPGDFKDADAYSRKQWRRIQHLANVFWKKWRLGYLQTLQHRQKWTDEKESLKVGDIVFVMDANPLRNQWKLAKVTEMIESHDGRARRAKLTLGNTQLDRQGRAIKQATEIERPLNKLIILTRV from the coding sequence ATGGCGGACCTACCAGCCGTACGATTGGAACCAGCCACACCATTCCACTACTCCGGAATGGATTGTTTTGGGCCGTTTCACGCCAAAGATGGACGCCGTGAAGTTAAACGCTACGGACTGATGTTCACATGCCTAACATCTCGAGCAGTCCACATAGAAATGCTAGACGATTTGACCACGGATGCATTTCTGAACTCACTCAGATGCCTAATAGCCATGCGAGGCAATGTGAAGTCACTCTATTCAGACCAAGGCACTAATTTCAGAGGTGCACAgacagaactgaaaaaaaacctggctgaaataaatgaagaactgcacaaaaaacttgCAGAAAAGTTTGAATGTGAATTTCTTTTTAACACCCCATCGTCAAGCCACATGGGAGGCGTTTGGGAAAGACAGATTAGAACAGCGAGACAGGCTCTGGAAGAACTAATCCAAGAAAGACACGCACAGCTTACTAGTTCTTCTCTCCGAACACTCTTTTACGAGGCTACCAACATTATAAACAGCAGACCGCTCACAGTGAAAGATCTAAATGACCCCAACAGCCATCCTCTCACACCAAACCACCTGCTGCACTTCAAATCAGATGTTTGCCTACCACCACCAGGGGACTTCAAAGACGCAGATGCCTACTCCAGAAAACAGTGGCGAAGAATACAACATTTGGCCAACGTCTTCTGGAAGAAATGGAGACTGGGATATCTGCAAACCTTGCAGCATAGGCAGAAGTGGACCGATGAGAAAGAGTCGCTAAAAGTCGGCGACATAGTTTTTGTGATGGATGCTAACCCACTACGAAACCAGTGGAAGCTGGCTAAAGTAACAGAGATGATCGAAAGTCATGATGGAAGAGCTAGAAGAGCGAAGTTAACACTAGGCAACACTCAATTAGACCGACAAGGTAGAGCCATCAAACAAGCTACGGAGATAGAAAGACCGCTGAACAAGCTGATCATTCTGACTCGAGTTTGA
- the LOC137406754 gene encoding uncharacterized protein produces the protein MNEDALRPFIKAELSDANNAVLNISTKIQQAANTGDNTGTDVSLEPEELKEFLEHTKPYNYTMLLIDEIFKTLKGVSHDEENELSEEISELCQTMAELHATVGTFRDTIIQSLQNKFSQLKSKAFSTFADCQKDIASSPTRTTKLETWISTLAKVDQEIIQVYEDLRRWSNGKLYGSTQQDMDKISQNVRSLTRKANQLLFAAEECNDEGANSEEEDSVVEQKSSIHTASSVHNQSVKLAVSKTQALVEAMKRENSSKETDLLSCSSQDTHGGIALAKEFAQAIATSFAQSMELQRVPVPSLYVFNGDPLEYADWEMAFSAVVDKSGISEEEKMRNLQRSVAGPARKTIQRYFRLESPNATKQARQTLREKFGDDFKICDAYKKELNSWPKIGGKDQNALTDYSEFLHQCLITMDDVPALCSLNDWSEIRKVVDKLPDWLVNQWKRKVTSYKRKHKVYPKLKDLTEFLQDEVEVNGTEVTTESRGATAMVKPAINNKPKKSATLTVKSTEKTLTEKKTSSRPSRKFCYNCEMTNHMSVDCGHLRRKPHAEVIKLIKEKQLCFGCLRPGHSYKMCQNRAQCTKCSRRHPDCLHTEEKPEEKKKENIETVQTCGKVQSTTDGFTSAMIVPVWVSHKNKPHQELLTYAMLDTQSSSTFMLDNLFDKLKCPATKTNLTITTLTSKKETTESLKISNLQVRGYRQSKKLNLPPTYTRLFIPFDKDHVPTRSKTTSWPHLQHVENELEELFECDAGLLIGYDCMSALAPIETLRAEGNVPYAVKTELGWSIVGTVDQRESADRLGISHRVIMKESEAGNQLAFECKTTIKENNFSNEITKIMQADFTDIKDHSKAISMEDRSFLQQLSKNIYQDSEDFVTMPLPFRERPTNLPDNQKMAEKRLHLLGKKLQSEPMFRQQYTEFMTNLLDQGHAEEVTTPGKKGECWFLPHFAVFHSKKPDKIRVVFDGSAKFRQQSINDHLLQGPDLLNGLLGVLLRFRAKKIAIMCDIEKMFHQFRVAEHDRDYFRFLWWDDKMETVKVYRMVVHLFGATSSPGCATFGLRYLAQKHQSTHPKAADFIQQSLYVDDGLISVSSEQEAKELIESARDLCKKGNIRLQKFVTNSSEVLETVPPSERSQNLQEATITTTTPTQPERALGVLWCVETDTFRFTMPVSKEMQTRREILSLIASIYDPLGFLAPFIITGKQILQELCRRKADCESKLPSDLTPMWHKWTRGLRDLSELRIVRSNMIEEDAAKSEIHCFSDASTTGYGACAYLRQITKEGEVKCSYLLGKARVAPLKMITIPRMELQAAVVATQLVSVLERELKDLLPANTATHYWCDSMIVLNYISNDAKKFKVYVANRIQQIRDVSTPTQWHHIASGNNPADHASRGSEAKDIIRHWINPPSFLQQSDIKISTTKLQKTTDNLPEARCLSTSVKEIPRLLGMMERYSKWETLVNTFAVFIRVAIHKKNKN, from the coding sequence ATGAATGAAGATGCATTGAGACCCTTTATCAAAGCTGAGCTATCGGATGCAAACAATGCTGTACTCAACATAAGCACTAAAATACAACAAGCAGCTAACACTGGTGATAATACTGGTACTGATGTGTCGCTAGAGCCTGAGGAACTGAAAGAGTTTTTGGAGCACACTAAACCATACAATTACACTATGCTGCTGATAGATGAAATTTTTAAGACACTTAAAGGTGTATCACATGATGAGGAAAATGAGCTGAGTGAAGAAATCTCAGAGTTATGTCAAACCATGGCTGAGCTGCATGCTACTGTAGGTACGTTTCGCGACACTATAATTCAATCTTTACAAAACAAATTCTCACAACTGAAATCGAAGGCTTTTAGTACATTCGCTGACTGTCAGAAAGACATAGCTAGCAGCCCTACCCGAACCACAAAGCTGGAGACCTGGATCAGCACCCTAGCGAAAGTGGATCAGGAAATAATCCAAGTATACGAAGATTTACGCAGATGGTCAAATGGAAAGCTGTATGGCAGTACTCAACAGGACATGGACAAGATTAGTCAGAATGTCAGAAGCCTCACTCGAAAAGCAAATCAGCTACTCTTCGCCGCAGAAGAATGTAATGACGAAGGGGCAAACTCTGAAGAAGAGGACAGTGTGGTAGAACAAAAATCCAGTATACACACCGCATCATCCGTTCACAATCAATCTGTTAAGTTAGCTGTTTCCAAAACACAAGCTTTGGTTGAGGCAATGAAAAGGGAAAATAGCAGTAAAGAAACAGACCTTCTAAGCTGCTCTAGTCAAGACACGCATGGAGGTATAGCACTAGCCAAGGAGTTCGCACAGGCGATTGCTACAAGTTTTGCGCAGAGCATGGAGCTGCAAAGAGTACCAGTACCCAGCCTGTACGTGTTCAATGGAGATCCTCTGGAGTATGCTGACTGGGAGATGGCATTTTCAGCAGTAGTCGACAAAAGTGGAATATCTGAAGAGGAAAAGATGAGAAATTTACAGAGAAGCGTAGCAGGTCCAGCTAGAAAAACGATACAGCGCTACTTCAGATTGGAGTCACCTAATGCTACCAAACAAGCCCGACAGACTTTGAGAGAGAAGTTTGGCGATGACTTCAAGATATGCGATGCCTACAAGAAAGAATTGAACAGCTGGCCAAAGATTGGTGGTAAAGACCAAAATGCACTCACCGACTATTCAGAATTTCTGCATCAGTGTCTAATTACCATGGATGACGTTCCAGCTTTGTGCTCACTAAATGATTGGAGTGAGATACGAAAGGTAGTCGATAAGCTACCAGACTGGCTAGTCAATCAATGGAAGAGAAAAGTCACGTCATACAAACGCAAACACAAAGTATATCCAAAGCTGAAAGACCTGACAGAATTTCTACAAGATGAAGTAGAAGTTAATGGGACAGAGGTGACAACAGAAAGTCGTGGTGCTACTGCAATGGTGAAGCCAGCTATAAACAACAAACCCAAAAAGTCAGCTACACTAACTGTCAAATCAACAGAGAAGACACTTACCGAGAAGAAAACTTCAAGTCGGCCTTCCCGTAAATTTTGCTACAACTGTGAAATGACCAATCATATGAGTGTTGACTGTGGTCATCTACGCAGGAAGCCTCACGCAGAGGTGATAAAACTGATCAAAGAGAAGCAGCTATGCTTTGGTTGCCTGCGGCCTGGTCATTCGTACAAAATGTGTCAGAATAGAGCGCAGTGTACCAAATGCTCCAGACGCCACCCTGACTGCCTACATACCGAGGAGAAACCTGAAGAAAAGAAGAAAGAAAATATTGAAACTGTTCAAACCTGCGGCAAAGTACAGAGCACAACAGACGGATTTACATCAGCAATGATTGTACCTGTTTGGGTGTCACACAAGAATAAACCTCATCAGGAACTACTTACCTATGCCATGCTCGATACCCAGAGCAGCTCTACCTTCATGTTAGACAACCTGTTTGACAAGCTCAAATGCCCAGCAACTAAAACAAACCTGACAATCACTACCCTCACTTCCAAGAAAGAAACAACAGAAAGTCTGAAGATCAGTAACCTTCAAGTAAGAGGATACAGGCAGTCTAAGAAACTGAACCTTCCACCGACATACACAAGACTGTTTATTCCATTTGACAAAGATCATGTTCCTACAAGAAGCAAAACTACTTCCTGGCCTCATCTTCAACACGTGGAGAATGAGCTAGAAGAACTCTTTGAGTGTGATGCTGGTCTGCTGATAGGATATGATTGCATGAGTGCATTAGCCCCAATAGAGACCCTCAGAGCAGAGGGTAATGTTCCTTACGCTGTCAAGACTGAATTGGGATGGAGCATCGTGGGCACAGTAGACCAGAGAGAAAGTGCAGATAGATTAGGAATTAGCCACAGAGTAATCATGAAAGAGTCAGAGGCTGGAAATCAGCTAGCTTTTGAATGCAAAACAACGATAAaggaaaataatttttcaaacgaGATTACAAAAATCATGCAGGCAGATTTCACAGACATTAAAGACCATAGCAAAGCAATCTCTATGGAAGATAGATCATTTCTGCAACAACTGAGCAAGAACATCTACCAGGATTCTGAGGACTTTGTCACCATGCCACTGCCGTTTCGTGAGAGACCTACCAATCTACCAGACAACCAAAAGATGGCCGAGAAACGACTACATCTACTAGGAAAAAAACTCCAAAGCGAACCTATGTTCAGACAGCAGTACACAGAGTTTATGACCAACTTACTAGATCAGGGTCATGCAGAAGAGGTCACTACACCTGGAAAGAAAGGAGAGTGTTGGTTTTTACCACACTTCGCAGTTTTTCACTCAAAGAAACCTGACAAGATCAGAGTAGTATTTGATGGCAGTGCGAAGTTCAGACAACAGTCCATCAACGACCACTTACTGCAAGGTCCCGATCTCCTGAACGGATTATTAGGAGTGCTTCTGAGATTCAGAGCAAAGAAAATTGCCATCATGTGTGACATCGAGAAAATGTTTCATCAGTTTCGGGTGGCGGAGCATGACAGAGACTACTTCAGATTCCTGTGGTGGGATGACAAAATGGAGACAGTCAAGGTATACAGAATGGTTGTGCACCTTTTCGGCGCTACATCTTCACCTGGTTGCGCCACATTTGGATTGAGATATCTGGCACAGAAACACCAGAGCACACATCCGAAAGCTGCAGACTTCATTCAACAATCTCTATATGTAGATGACGGATTGATATCAGTCAGTAGTGAGCAAGAAGCAAAGGAGCTTATAGAGTCAGCTAGAGATCTCTGCAAGAAAGGCAACATCAGACtacaaaaatttgtaacaaactCATCAGAGGTGCTGGAAACTGTTCCCCCTTCAGAAAGATCCCAGAACCTGCAGGAAGCCACTATAACCACGACTACTCCAACACAACCAGAGAGAGCATTAGGAGTACTCTGGTGTGTAGAAACGGACACCTTTCGTTTTACCATGCCGGTCTCTAAGGAGATGCAAACTAGACGAGAAATACTATCCCTGATAGCTTCAATATATGATCCGCTAGGGTTCCTAGCACCTTTCATAATTACGGGAAAACAGATACTACAGGAGCTGTGTAGACGCAAAGCAGATTGTGAAAGTAAACTACCATCTGACCTGACACCGATGTGGCACAAGTGGACAAGAGGACTACGAGATCTTTCAGAACTACGTATAGTAAGATCTAACATGATAGAGGAAGATGCTGCTAAAAGTGAAATACACTGCTTTTCGGATGCAAGCACTACTGGCTATGGTGCATGTGCCTACCTCAGACAAATAACCAAAGAAGGAGAAGTGAAGTGTAGTTACCTGCTTGGAAAAGCAAGAGTGGCACCCCTCAAGATGATCACGATTCCGCGCATGGAACTTCAAGCTGCTGTTGTTGCCACGCAACTAGTGAGCGTACTTGAGAGGGAGCTGAAAGACTTGCTGCCGGCCAACACTGCTACACACTACTGGTGTGATTCTATGATTGTACTAAACTACATTTCAAATGATGCTAAGAAATTCAAAGTCTACGTAGCAAATCGTATCCAGCAAATTCGAGACGTGTCAACACCTACACAATGGCACCACATAGCATCTGGAAATAACCCTGCTGACCACGCATCCAGGGGTTCTGAAGCGAAAGACATAATTCGACATTGGATTAATCCACCAAGTTTCCTTCAGCAGTCAGACATCAAAATATCCACAACGAAACTGCAAAAAACAACGGATAATCTCCCTGAAGCACGTTGCCTGTCTACTTCTGTAAAAGAAATACCTAGACTTTTAGGGATGATGGAGCGGTACTCTAAATGGGAAACGCTAGTCAACACTTTCGCGGTGTTCATCAGGGTTGCCatacataaaaaaaacaaaaactaa